A genomic region of Zea mays cultivar B73 chromosome 6, Zm-B73-REFERENCE-NAM-5.0, whole genome shotgun sequence contains the following coding sequences:
- the LOC100279938 gene encoding uncharacterized protein LOC100279938 translates to MQVPNSQSHSASMPPMFVARGWANLTINVVIEMVNRLPCAMDRARMTAVCQAWLAAIAHAQPLPFQLPSLLLPPADVTDVYCYLSGGCRDHSMLPGPRHFGSYDGGWIFFAYGQTSVHRMINIRTRERRALPDMIEGLAAHGTPSMVILAATLSFPPDHPKCVAAGIVTYKPHLLEAPRRRHFAFWCLGSKVATCDVAVPAPVGPAWQQEDVVYYRDSFHFLTRGGHIIVCTPIVRDGVLLRVLSELMRFEQGGYNNQQFVRARYLVSSRGELLMVVRLAAHHRALTSSFKVFRMTVITRARTWIEEVALCGRMLFVGRGCSRSYEVSQYPGFKDGIFFLDDRSFYDVEMMFGRINERLYPCSDNGRWSPAEGLSRHVDLFFPERVPSLNSPPAWLLP, encoded by the coding sequence ATGCAAGTCCCCAACTCCCAATCCCACAGTGCATCCATGCCTCCCATGTTTGTGGCTAGGGGGTGGGCGAACCTCACCATCAACGTGGTGATCGAGATGGTGAACCGCCTCCCGTGCGCAATGGACCGCGCACGGATGACCGCCGTCTGCCAGGCGTGGCTCGCGGCGATCGCGCATGCCCAGCCTTTGCCGTTTCAGCTCCCGTCGCTCCTCCTCCCGCCCGCGGACGTGACTGACGTCTACTGCTACCTCAGCGGCGGCTGCCGCGACCACAGCATGTTGCCCGGGCCCCGCCACTTCGGCTCGTACGACGGCGGCTGGATCTTCTTCGCCTACGGCCAGACTAGCGTGCACCGGATGATCAACATCCGCACCAGAGAGAGACGCGCGCTACCCGACATGATCGAGGGTCTCGCCGCACACGGAACCCCCAGCATGGTCATCCTCGCCGCCACCCTCTCGTTCCCGCCTGATCACCCGAAATGCGTCGCTGCGGGCATCGTCACCTACAAGCCGCACCTCCTCGAGGCGCCGCGCCGACGCCACTTCGCGTTCTGGTGCCTAGGGAGTAAGGTGGCCACGTGCGACGTGGCCGTGCCTGCGCCAGTTGGGCCGGCTTGGCAACAGGAGGACGTCGTGTACTACCGTGACTCCTTCCATTTCCTCACCCGAGGTGGGCATATCATCGTGTGCACACCGATCGTTCGTGATGGGGTTCTCCTGAGAGTGCTGTCGGAGTTAATGCGCTTCGAGCAAGGGGGGTACAATAACCAGCAGTTCGTTCGCGCTCGCTACCTCGTGTCATCCCGCGGGGAACTGCTGATGGTCGTCAGGCTCGCTGCCCACCATCGCGCGCTGACGTCGTCGTTCAAGGTATTCCGGATGACCGTAATCACTAGGGCTAGGACCTGGATCGAGGAGGTTGCATTGTGTGGCCGAATGCTGTTCGTGGGGCGAGGATGCTCCAGGTCCTACGAGGTGAGTCAGTACCCAGGGTTCAAGGACGGCATCTTCTTCTTGGATGATCGGAGCTTCTACGACGTCGAGATGATGTTCGGCAGAATCAATGAGAGGCTGTACCCCTGCAGCGACAACGGCAGGTGGTCGCCGGCGGAAGGGCTGTCTCGCCATGTCGACCTCTTCTTCCCGGAGCGAGTTCCTTCTTTGAACTCTCCTCCGGCTTGGCTTCTGCCTTGA
- the LOC103630451 gene encoding uncharacterized protein LOC103630451, producing MAVPRRWANLDINLVTEIMNRVPCAIDRARMAAVCQAWLAAVEQAEPPTFQLPSLLLPPADVTGVYCYLSGCREHNMLPLPAPRYFGSYDGGWFFLAYGQTRGHRLLNIRTGESRALPDVVDVVVHTAYEVLSMVVLAATLSSPPDHPECAAAGIVTYQPDLNGPHRRDFAFWGPGDDVAVCDVLPAAPVGPEWELEDVVYYQNSFHFLTQGGHILVCGGVYDDNGGIILVWLLAALTCFQEGGCNDEQFVHARYLVVSGGELLMVVRLAAHHDAPTSSFKVFRMTMTPTNIIEAGHNGEVANEYTRTWNWIELGELGGRMLFVGRGCSRSYEVRDYPRFKEGIFFLDDRSFYDAEMMFGGVNERQYPCNDIGRWSPPEGPLPSHVELYFPERVPSYNSPPAWLLP from the coding sequence ATGGCTGTGCCTCGGCGGTGGGCGAACCTCGACATCAACTTGGTGACGGAGATCATGAACCGCGTCCCATGCGCAATCGACCGCGCGCGGATGGCCGCCGTTTGCCAGGCGTGGCTCGCGGCGGTCGAGCAGGCAGAGCCTCCGACATTTCAGCTCCCGTCGCTCCTCCTCCCGCCCGCGGACGTGACTGGCGTCTACTGCTACCTCAGCGGTTGCCGCGAACACAACATGTTGCCCTTGCCCGCGCCCCGCTACTTCGGCTCGTACGACGGCGGTTGGTTCTTCCTCGCCTACGGTCAGACTCGCGGGCACCGGCTGCTCAACATCCGCACCGGAGAGTCCCGCGCGCTACCCGACGTGGTCGACGTCGTGGTTCACACCGCTTACGAAGTCCTCAGCATGGTCGTCCTCGCCGCCACCCTCTCCTCCCCGCCTGATCACCCGGAATGCGCCGCCGCGGGCATCGTCACCTACCAGCCGGACCTCAACGGGCCGCACCGACGCGACTTCGCGTTCTGGGGCCCAGGGGATGATGTGGCTGTCTGCGACGTTTTGCCCGCGGCGCCTGTTGGGCCGGAGTGGGAACTGGAGGACGTCGTGTACTACCAGAACTCCTTCCATTTCCTAACCCAAGGTGGGCATATCCTCGTGTGCGGAGGGGTCTATGATGATAATGGTGGGATTATTCTGGTATGGCTGTTGGCGGCGTTAACGTGCTTCCAGGAAGGCGGGTGCAATGACGAACAGTTCGTCCACGCTCGCTACCTCGTGGTATCCGGCGGGGAACTGCTGATGGTCGTCAGGCTTGCTGCCCACCATGACGCGCCGACTTCTTCGTTCAAGGTGTTCCGGATGACGATGACGCCTACGAATATCATCGAGGCAGGCCATAACGGGGAGGTGGCTAATGAGTACACTAGGACCTGGAATTGGATCGAGCTGGGTGAATTGGGTGGCCGGATGCTGTTCGTGGGGCGAGGATGCTCCAGGTCCTACGAGGTGCGTGATTACCCGAGGTTCAAGGAAGGCATCTTCTTCTTGGATGATCGGAGCTTCTACGACGCCGAGATGATGTTCGGCGGAGTCAATGAGAGGCAGTACCCTTGCAACGACATCGGCAGGTGGTCGCCACCGGAAGGGCCGCTGCCTTCCCACGTCGAACTCTACTTCCCGGAGCGGGTTCCTTCGTACAACTCTCCTCCGGCTTGGCTTCTCCCTTGA